From a region of the Aeoliella mucimassa genome:
- a CDS encoding PEP-CTERM sorting domain-containing protein (PEP-CTERM proteins occur, often in large numbers, in the proteomes of bacteria that also encode an exosortase, a predicted intramembrane cysteine proteinase. The presence of a PEP-CTERM domain at a protein's C-terminus predicts cleavage within the sorting domain, followed by covalent anchoring to some some component of the (usually Gram-negative) cell surface. Many PEP-CTERM proteins exhibit an unusual sequence composition that includes large numbers of potential glycosylation sites. Expression of one such protein has been shown restore the ability of a bacterium to form floc, a type of biofilm.), whose translation MASSVAVGTASAATIFFEDFESDPAADPAVMANWVHNGNGSGSNASRLFDTGNYGGTRLWIASSANAAAGTGIDSTATIELDPSTTYEFSAALVTETFSGNRTATGTYDLLIEGASLIGGPQSFVARGDDADGATPNDSNSYEDQLTTQYFDSGVGGNLTISIAFSGTDSSSAFVGIDNVSISTIPEPSALLLLGAALTGVVVVVRRRV comes from the coding sequence ATGGCTAGCAGTGTTGCGGTCGGAACTGCGTCGGCTGCAACGATTTTCTTTGAAGACTTCGAGTCGGATCCCGCGGCCGATCCCGCGGTCATGGCCAACTGGGTGCACAATGGCAACGGCAGTGGCTCGAACGCCAGCCGATTGTTCGATACGGGTAACTATGGTGGCACTAGACTCTGGATCGCGAGTTCCGCGAACGCTGCGGCCGGAACCGGCATCGATAGCACCGCCACGATTGAACTCGATCCGAGCACGACTTACGAGTTTTCGGCAGCGCTCGTGACCGAAACCTTCAGTGGCAATCGAACAGCAACCGGTACTTACGACCTGTTGATCGAAGGTGCCAGCCTTATCGGTGGTCCCCAATCATTCGTCGCTCGCGGCGACGATGCCGACGGAGCGACTCCCAATGATAGCAACTCGTACGAAGATCAATTAACGACTCAGTACTTTGACTCTGGCGTAGGGGGCAACTTGACGATCTCGATTGCCTTCAGTGGCACCGATAGTTCCTCAGCCTTTGTCGGGATCGACAACGTGTCGATTTCAACCATTCCGGAGCCTTCCGCCTTGCTGCTTCTCGGCGCCGCACTCACTGGTGTTGTGGTCGTAGTGCGTCGTCGCGTTTAG
- a CDS encoding AraC family transcriptional regulator yields MPADSTLQRPVFRVGLILQTGQEFMRGITRGVYRFLRVNRHWRIQGEGQYPLLQWEEVANWKGDGLIAVINSQEHLKILLNAGVPVVNAGSRIIDHRFATVACDNLAIGSLAAEHLMQCGLKQFLFVGELRWHSEQQRSEAFMKAVTEAGHHCQLLKIAVHEVVAADSSGHYRPDLKAIANALQKAKKPLGVCTPNSALSRLVAEVALESGFEVPDEIAVMGVNDDPLICESTVPHLSAVVQPAERIGYEAALRLDAAMSGRPVESMVTFFPPVGVAVRQSTDVLAVDDEDVREALKYIRENAHLPIEVSDISEHIAISRRTLETRFRTMVGRTPALELRRVRLELAKKLLAETTDSITSVVFACGFNSRQVFSSLFRKEVGVTPSEYRHQFQMDVLPGPQ; encoded by the coding sequence ATGCCCGCTGATTCCACTCTGCAACGACCAGTGTTTCGAGTCGGCCTGATTTTGCAGACCGGGCAGGAGTTCATGCGCGGCATCACGCGTGGCGTGTACCGATTTCTCCGCGTGAATCGTCATTGGCGTATCCAGGGCGAGGGGCAGTATCCCCTGTTGCAGTGGGAAGAAGTCGCCAACTGGAAAGGCGACGGCTTGATCGCTGTGATTAATAGTCAAGAGCACCTGAAGATTCTGCTGAACGCAGGCGTACCGGTGGTCAATGCTGGCTCTCGCATCATCGATCACCGGTTTGCAACGGTTGCGTGCGACAATCTGGCCATCGGTTCGCTCGCCGCCGAGCACTTGATGCAATGTGGTCTGAAGCAGTTTCTGTTTGTCGGTGAACTTCGCTGGCATAGCGAACAGCAGCGGTCCGAAGCCTTCATGAAGGCGGTAACCGAAGCAGGGCATCATTGCCAGTTGCTGAAGATCGCAGTCCACGAGGTGGTCGCTGCCGATTCTTCGGGGCACTACCGCCCCGATCTGAAAGCGATTGCCAACGCCTTGCAGAAGGCAAAGAAACCGTTGGGAGTCTGTACGCCGAACTCGGCGCTCTCCAGGCTTGTTGCGGAAGTGGCTCTCGAGAGCGGTTTCGAGGTTCCCGACGAGATTGCCGTGATGGGGGTGAATGACGACCCCTTGATTTGCGAGTCGACGGTCCCTCACTTATCGGCGGTTGTGCAACCCGCGGAGCGCATTGGGTACGAAGCGGCTTTGCGACTCGACGCAGCGATGTCGGGCAGACCGGTGGAGTCGATGGTCACCTTTTTTCCGCCGGTCGGTGTCGCGGTTCGGCAGTCGACTGATGTGCTCGCGGTGGATGATGAGGACGTGCGCGAGGCGCTCAAGTACATTCGCGAGAACGCGCACTTGCCGATCGAAGTAAGCGATATCTCAGAGCACATCGCGATATCTCGACGTACTTTGGAAACTCGGTTTCGCACCATGGTGGGCCGAACACCGGCCTTGGAATTGCGACGGGTGCGGCTCGAACTAGCCAAGAAACTGCTGGCCGAGACCACCGACTCGATCACTAGTGTGGTGTTTGCTTGCGGCTTCAATAGCAGGCAAGTCTTCAGCAGTTTGTTTCGCAAAGAAGTTGGCGTTACCCCCAGCGAATATCGACATCAATTCCAAATGGATGTGCTTCCCGGGCCCCAATGA